In Flavobacterium lacustre, a genomic segment contains:
- a CDS encoding glycosyltransferase family 4 protein, producing MRIIQIIDSLEAGGAERMAVSYANSLVEKIAFSGLVVTRKEGPLVRQIDAGVSYLYLHKKGVLDLKALFRLRQYVKANQVAMVQAHSTSFFLAFLLRLICPSVRLIWHDHYGDSEFLAQRPRFVLRLVLPFFSGIIAVNQKLKTWSEQQFHLKNTLYLPNFPSEENTVPEQTLLSGITGKRIVCLANLRAQKDHFLLLEVAKRVQQTHPDWSFHLVGKDFNDVYSQKIKQLVVASHLEKNVFLYGSKEDVSHILNQSAIAILTSQSEGLPVALLEYGWHKKPVVVTDVGEISSLVTHRENGFLIASQQEGLFYEALVELIANPSLCESFGEQLYQSVVLNYSEKAVIAKYLNWCAQIK from the coding sequence GAAAAAATTGCGTTTTCAGGCTTGGTGGTCACCCGAAAAGAAGGTCCGCTTGTTCGCCAAATTGATGCGGGGGTTTCTTATTTGTATTTGCATAAAAAAGGCGTCCTTGATTTAAAAGCCCTTTTTCGGTTGCGGCAGTATGTAAAAGCCAACCAAGTTGCGATGGTTCAGGCACACAGCACTTCTTTTTTTCTTGCTTTTTTACTGCGATTAATTTGTCCGTCCGTGCGACTTATCTGGCACGATCATTATGGTGACAGTGAGTTTTTGGCGCAACGGCCCCGGTTTGTTTTGCGTCTGGTTCTTCCTTTTTTTAGTGGTATTATTGCGGTTAATCAAAAATTGAAAACGTGGTCGGAACAACAGTTCCATTTAAAAAATACGCTTTATTTGCCTAATTTCCCATCCGAAGAAAATACTGTTCCTGAACAGACATTATTATCTGGTATTACAGGAAAACGCATTGTTTGTCTGGCCAATTTAAGAGCTCAAAAAGATCATTTTTTGCTGCTGGAAGTGGCGAAAAGAGTGCAACAGACTCATCCCGACTGGAGTTTTCATTTGGTAGGAAAAGATTTTAATGATGTGTATTCTCAAAAAATTAAGCAATTAGTTGTTGCTTCTCATTTAGAAAAAAATGTGTTTCTTTACGGTTCAAAAGAAGATGTGTCTCACATTTTGAATCAATCCGCTATTGCGATACTGACTTCACAATCGGAAGGCTTACCGGTGGCGCTCTTGGAGTATGGATGGCATAAGAAGCCCGTTGTTGTTACGGATGTAGGTGAGATTTCGTCCTTGGTTACTCATCGTGAAAACGGTTTTTTAATCGCTTCGCAACAGGAGGGATTGTTTTATGAAGCTTTGGTTGAATTGATAGCGAATCCGTCGTTGTGTGAAAGCTTTGGTGAGCAATTGTATCAAAGTGTTGTTTTGAATTATTCTGAAAAAGCGGTTATAGCAAAGTATTTAAATTGGTGTGCCCAAATAAAATGA
- a CDS encoding O-antigen ligase family protein, protein MKKEDLSYLYLIVFHVLIGALGYAFPFTSKIYGYSIFIFGFFYIIKKQNKNNEALMVAAYVVGSEVFLRMTDGNPLYEISKYGVMIFLLIGMYYSGISKGAVPYWLFLLLLVPSIVISTVALDFDTNIRKAIAFNVSGPVCLGIASLYTFRRVVSMQQINQIMLSLGLPVITCMVYLTFYTPNIQEVITGTESNFQTSGGYGPNQVATILGLGMFIFFSRIILASKTTSQVLVNFILALNITYRGMLTFSRGGMITGFLMILFLLLFLYFKSNSGGRIKLNYIIVFVGLALIATWGYTSFTTGGLIDKRYANQDAKGRVKESKFTGREDVAQNEINTFLNNPIFGVGVGKGVEVRKAETNVEVQSHDEITRMLAEHGLFGVVGLLILFFTPLILYLENQFNMFLLCFLLFWLLTINHAAMRTAAPAFVYSLSLLNVQLGLPKKRVRH, encoded by the coding sequence ATGAAAAAAGAAGACCTTTCGTATCTCTATTTAATTGTATTTCATGTGCTTATCGGCGCATTGGGCTATGCTTTTCCATTTACTTCCAAAATATATGGCTATTCTATTTTTATATTTGGTTTCTTTTATATTATAAAAAAACAGAATAAAAATAATGAAGCTCTTATGGTTGCTGCTTATGTAGTAGGCAGCGAAGTTTTTTTGAGGATGACTGACGGGAATCCTCTGTATGAGATTTCGAAGTACGGTGTGATGATTTTTCTTTTGATTGGAATGTATTACAGTGGGATTTCGAAGGGAGCCGTTCCCTATTGGCTTTTTTTACTGCTGTTGGTTCCCAGTATTGTGATTTCAACCGTTGCGCTGGATTTTGATACTAATATTCGGAAAGCGATTGCTTTTAATGTTTCGGGGCCAGTCTGTTTGGGCATTGCATCTCTTTATACGTTCAGGCGTGTTGTTTCGATGCAGCAAATCAATCAGATAATGCTTAGTTTGGGACTGCCTGTTATTACATGTATGGTGTATTTGACTTTTTATACTCCAAATATTCAGGAAGTTATTACGGGTACAGAATCTAATTTCCAGACTTCGGGAGGCTATGGTCCGAATCAGGTTGCGACTATTTTGGGTTTAGGGATGTTTATTTTCTTTTCACGGATTATATTAGCTTCCAAAACTACATCTCAGGTGCTTGTTAATTTCATTCTGGCATTGAATATTACTTATCGGGGGATGCTTACTTTTTCGCGTGGCGGTATGATTACCGGTTTTTTAATGATACTATTCCTGTTGTTATTTTTGTATTTTAAATCCAATTCAGGAGGCAGAATCAAATTGAATTATATCATCGTATTTGTTGGTCTTGCCTTGATTGCCACTTGGGGCTATACTTCTTTTACAACAGGGGGGCTTATAGATAAACGCTATGCGAATCAAGATGCTAAAGGCCGTGTAAAAGAAAGTAAGTTTACCGGAAGGGAAGATGTGGCACAAAATGAAATCAACACTTTTTTGAATAATCCCATTTTTGGAGTTGGTGTCGGAAAAGGGGTTGAAGTCCGAAAAGCAGAAACAAATGTTGAAGTGCAGTCGCATGATGAAATCACCCGAATGTTAGCGGAACATGGTCTTTTTGGTGTTGTTGGATTGCTTATTTTATTCTTTACTCCCTTAATTTTATATTTAGAAAATCAATTCAATATGTTTTTATTGTGTTTTCTTTTGTTTTGGTTGTTGACTATTAATCATGCCGCTATGCGAACCGCAGCGCCCGCTTTTGTCTATTCCTTGTCTTTGCTGAATGTCCAGTTGGGGCTTCCTAAAAAGCGCGTGAGACATTAA
- a CDS encoding exopolysaccharide biosynthesis polyprenyl glycosylphosphotransferase: MSSKYKIHFEISERKIILRLFDVAFVLSALYLVGYFFNFSYFSISSTNFSWTFVLGIYIMFFGAIFEMYNLQVASNQFQIFRSTVLTASTTVVVYLLTPVFSPELPSNRIQMLIFYLTVFLALLFWRMVYVLFLASNRFIQNAVLICDKEQVEELILGLENIDPHYKIVAYVNSDCNGVEDFEYHYVKNIKKDTLTSFVKEHAISEIVIASQKNDSITADLYHQLIGLLESGNIIREYTQVYESKTQRIPVQYISRDFYRFFPFSRSNNNKLYLLMVRVFEIIISVSGLSIGILFLPFILIGNAVGNRGTLFYTQERVGKDSKVFKIFKFRTMVKNAESNGAVFTTINDARINVFGKFLRKTRIDEFPQFINILKGEMAVIGPRPERPVFVDEIAALMPFYETRHVIKPGLTGWAQVNYSYGETIDDSLIKLQYDLYYIKHRSIFLDLNIMFKTVTTVVFYRGQ; encoded by the coding sequence ATGTCCTCTAAATATAAGATTCATTTTGAAATTTCAGAACGGAAAATTATCCTGCGCCTTTTTGACGTTGCCTTTGTTTTGAGTGCTTTGTATTTAGTAGGGTATTTTTTTAATTTTAGTTACTTCAGTATTTCCTCCACCAATTTTTCCTGGACTTTTGTTTTAGGTATTTATATCATGTTTTTTGGTGCTATTTTCGAGATGTATAATCTACAGGTGGCCAGTAATCAGTTTCAGATTTTCAGAAGTACGGTTCTTACTGCCTCCACGACTGTTGTGGTTTATTTGTTGACTCCTGTTTTTTCTCCGGAACTGCCTTCCAACCGAATACAAATGTTGATTTTTTATCTTACCGTATTTTTGGCTTTACTTTTTTGGCGAATGGTTTATGTGCTTTTTTTGGCCTCCAACCGATTTATTCAAAATGCGGTACTGATTTGTGATAAAGAGCAAGTCGAAGAATTGATTCTGGGCTTGGAAAATATTGATCCCCATTATAAAATTGTTGCCTATGTTAATTCGGATTGTAATGGTGTTGAAGATTTTGAATACCATTATGTAAAAAACATAAAGAAAGATACCTTAACTTCCTTCGTAAAAGAGCATGCCATTTCCGAAATTGTAATTGCTTCCCAAAAAAATGACAGTATTACAGCAGATTTGTACCATCAGCTGATTGGTTTGTTGGAGTCCGGAAATATTATTCGGGAATATACGCAGGTCTATGAAAGCAAAACCCAGCGTATTCCGGTACAGTATATCTCCCGCGATTTTTATCGGTTTTTCCCGTTTAGCAGGAGTAATAACAATAAGTTGTATTTGTTGATGGTGCGGGTTTTTGAAATTATAATTTCAGTATCCGGATTGTCTATAGGTATTCTCTTTCTTCCTTTCATCCTTATCGGAAATGCTGTGGGCAACAGAGGTACCCTGTTTTATACCCAAGAACGTGTTGGAAAAGACTCAAAGGTTTTTAAGATATTCAAATTCAGGACCATGGTAAAAAATGCGGAGTCTAACGGTGCGGTTTTTACCACGATTAATGACGCCAGAATCAACGTTTTCGGCAAGTTTTTGAGAAAAACACGTATCGATGAATTTCCTCAATTTATCAATATTTTAAAAGGGGAAATGGCTGTTATTGGTCCAAGACCCGAGCGTCCCGTTTTTGTTGATGAAATTGCGGCATTAATGCCTTTTTATGAGACCCGTCACGTTATAAAACCCGGACTTACCGGATGGGCACAAGTGAATTATTCTTACGGAGAAACCATTGATGACAGTTTAATTAAGCTGCAATACGATTTGTATTATATTAAGCACCGCAGTATTTTTCTGGACTTGAACATTATGTTTAAAACGGTGACTACGGTAGTTTTTTACAGGGGGCAATAG
- a CDS encoding DUF4105 domain-containing protein, which produces MNLYLLKKLVLFILLFTTINYSFGQNHLLSKEAKVSVITCGTGNESYSMFGHTAIRINDPFNNIDWVYNYGAFDFGTPNFVLKFIKGDLQYFAVVHPYADFINEYTYEKRSVYEQELEIPNTLKQQLFDNLNTSLASGESHYTYKFIDKNCTSMVVDIINKTLDTTAIVKNADTDITYRTILYPYFDHHFYEKLGTSIIFGKKVDGMGTQLFLPFELEKSLKTVHFKKQLLAKETKTLLEFEKEVPFSWWNNGYTYLLILGGILILNKRSVNFGYLGLLAVIGLFFIFAGSYSLHRELEYNYNILLFNPALLALLYFYAVKKEKGIYYTALFNLLSLAVYAVILINKAHFLIVLPMIITSTVILLKPILKSLKPNTQNL; this is translated from the coding sequence ATGAATCTTTACCTTTTAAAAAAATTAGTTCTTTTTATACTCCTATTTACCACCATAAACTATAGTTTCGGACAAAACCATTTATTGTCAAAAGAAGCAAAAGTAAGCGTAATTACTTGCGGAACGGGCAACGAATCCTATTCCATGTTCGGACATACTGCCATCCGTATCAACGACCCGTTCAACAACATCGATTGGGTTTACAATTATGGGGCTTTTGATTTTGGAACACCCAATTTTGTATTAAAATTCATCAAAGGCGACTTACAGTATTTTGCCGTAGTGCATCCGTATGCTGATTTTATAAACGAATATACGTATGAAAAAAGGTCGGTTTACGAACAGGAATTAGAAATTCCCAATACGCTGAAACAACAATTATTTGATAATTTAAATACTTCTTTAGCCTCAGGGGAAAGCCACTACACCTATAAATTTATCGATAAAAACTGTACTTCGATGGTGGTGGACATCATCAACAAAACACTCGACACCACGGCCATTGTAAAAAACGCCGATACTGACATTACGTACAGAACAATTCTGTACCCGTATTTTGACCATCATTTTTATGAAAAATTAGGAACCAGCATCATTTTCGGAAAAAAAGTGGACGGAATGGGGACGCAACTGTTCTTACCTTTTGAGTTAGAAAAAAGTTTAAAAACAGTACACTTTAAAAAGCAACTGCTAGCAAAAGAAACAAAAACACTGTTGGAATTCGAAAAAGAAGTTCCTTTTTCTTGGTGGAATAATGGCTACACCTACCTGCTGATTTTGGGAGGCATCCTGATACTAAACAAAAGAAGTGTGAATTTTGGTTACCTCGGATTACTGGCGGTAATAGGCTTATTTTTTATTTTTGCGGGAAGCTATTCATTGCACCGGGAATTAGAATACAATTACAACATATTGTTATTCAATCCGGCGCTACTGGCATTGCTTTATTTTTATGCCGTAAAAAAGGAAAAAGGAATCTATTATACAGCACTTTTCAATCTGCTTTCATTAGCCGTTTATGCTGTAATTTTGATAAACAAAGCCCATTTCTTAATCGTACTGCCAATGATAATTACAAGCACGGTCATTCTACTAAAACCAATACTAAAATCCCTAAAACCCAACACCCAGAACCTATAA
- a CDS encoding PorV/PorQ family protein, protein MNIGVDAAALGRANTAVAATTDVNSGYWNPAGLIHLEDHQVSLMHANYFANIAQYDYIAYASPIDDRSAWGISMIRFGVDDILNTTELIDSEGNIDYNRISLFSTADYGFTFSYARKLPVPGFQYGVNAKIIRRVIGKFANSWGFGFDVGLQLERNDWQFGLMVRDITTTYNVWSIDEQEYQKVANAIPGENQELPESTEITAPKIQLGVAKKFNIHYDYSILAAANMNMRLTKTNDILATDAVSIDPALGFEFGYTDLVFLRAGVGNFQKVTQIDNTEKVGFQPNIGVGFKYKGIQIDYALTDLGNQSTALYSNIFSVKVELGMFRN, encoded by the coding sequence ATGAACATTGGTGTTGATGCCGCCGCTTTGGGCAGGGCCAATACCGCTGTGGCAGCGACAACTGATGTCAATTCGGGCTATTGGAATCCTGCAGGTTTAATCCATCTCGAAGACCATCAGGTATCCCTGATGCACGCCAATTATTTTGCCAATATTGCCCAATACGATTACATAGCCTATGCCAGCCCGATAGATGACCGGAGCGCCTGGGGAATTTCGATGATCCGTTTTGGGGTCGACGACATCCTCAATACGACCGAATTAATTGACAGCGAAGGCAATATCGACTACAACCGCATCAGCTTATTCTCGACAGCCGATTATGGATTCACCTTTTCTTATGCTCGAAAATTACCGGTTCCCGGATTTCAATATGGCGTGAATGCCAAAATAATCCGACGCGTAATCGGTAAATTTGCGAATTCTTGGGGATTTGGTTTTGATGTTGGACTCCAATTAGAAAGGAACGATTGGCAATTTGGACTGATGGTCCGCGACATTACGACTACTTATAATGTGTGGAGTATTGACGAACAAGAATACCAAAAAGTAGCGAATGCGATTCCAGGTGAAAATCAGGAATTACCGGAAAGCACGGAGATTACCGCACCAAAAATACAACTGGGAGTAGCTAAAAAATTCAATATTCACTACGATTACAGCATTTTGGCTGCAGCCAATATGAACATGCGATTGACCAAAACCAATGATATATTGGCGACCGATGCAGTAAGTATCGATCCGGCTTTGGGATTCGAATTCGGTTATACCGACTTAGTTTTTCTCAGAGCGGGTGTTGGAAATTTTCAAAAAGTAACACAAATAGACAACACCGAAAAAGTAGGGTTCCAACCAAATATAGGAGTAGGTTTTAAATACAAAGGCATTCAAATTGATTATGCGCTAACCGATTTAGGAAACCAAAGTACCGCTTTATATTCGAATATATTTTCGGTAAAAGTAGAGTTGGGAATGTTCAGAAACTAA
- a CDS encoding CDP-alcohol phosphatidyltransferase family protein has protein sequence MTIKKHIPNLITLLNLFCGCIALVFAVDRNYEMAFYFVCLGIFLDFFDGFFARLFQVSSPLGLQLDSLADMVTSGVVPGFVMFTLMEDSSNPNHYLSFLGFLIALGSCYRLANFNIDTRQTDSFIGLPTPANALFILSLPLVLQYSDSMIVLEILTNYGVLLGITLLSVYILNAEIPLFSLKIKKFNLKDNALQIVFLFLSLLLLVFFQYLGILLVIVFYVLLSVVNNIFFSK, from the coding sequence ATGACAATTAAAAAGCATATTCCAAATCTGATTACCTTATTGAATCTTTTTTGTGGTTGTATTGCCCTTGTTTTTGCGGTTGACCGGAATTATGAAATGGCCTTTTATTTTGTATGTCTAGGTATTTTCTTGGATTTTTTTGATGGTTTTTTTGCCCGATTGTTTCAGGTTTCCAGTCCGCTTGGTTTGCAATTGGATTCTTTGGCCGATATGGTTACCAGTGGCGTAGTTCCCGGATTTGTTATGTTTACTTTGATGGAAGACAGTTCTAATCCGAATCACTATTTGTCCTTTTTGGGATTTCTGATTGCCTTAGGGTCTTGTTATCGTTTGGCAAATTTTAATATTGATACCCGTCAAACCGACTCTTTTATAGGCTTGCCGACTCCTGCCAATGCGCTCTTTATTTTAAGTTTGCCTTTAGTTTTACAGTATTCAGATTCTATGATTGTATTAGAGATTTTAACTAACTATGGCGTTTTGTTGGGGATTACTTTGTTGAGCGTTTATATTTTGAATGCTGAAATTCCGTTATTTTCCCTAAAAATCAAAAAATTTAATTTGAAGGACAATGCACTTCAAATTGTCTTTCTTTTCTTGTCTTTGTTGCTGTTGGTTTTCTTTCAGTATTTAGGTATACTTTTGGTCATTGTTTTTTATGTCCTTCTTTCTGTGGTGAATAATATATTTTTTTCTAAGTAG
- a CDS encoding glycoside hydrolase family 25 protein gives MRRKPVPRKPVPFRKSKKKSSFFSGKVGCYSGILFLVVFVLGTAYHYREGLAYYLGFKSDKVLQSATSKHLSDVRNFQVLEKHEGKSIGLDVSEYQEKISWSYVDTLEQKYRLDFVFIRATVGKDRVDRQFKRNWLGAKENKMIRGAYHYYRPNENSIEQAELFIKTVTLRKGDLPPVLDIEKLPKNQSIDSLKVGLKRWLHKVESHYKVKPIIYTGEKYYDDFLKEEFSAYLFWIANYNFYRESIEEDWLFWQFTEKATVPGIKTSVDINIYNGDLEQLGFITVE, from the coding sequence ATGAGAAGAAAACCTGTTCCAAGAAAACCAGTACCATTCCGTAAATCCAAAAAGAAATCCTCTTTTTTTTCGGGAAAAGTAGGGTGTTATTCAGGAATTCTTTTTCTTGTTGTATTTGTTCTTGGTACCGCCTATCATTATCGGGAGGGACTGGCTTATTATTTGGGTTTTAAGTCTGATAAAGTATTGCAATCGGCTACTTCCAAGCATTTGTCGGATGTTCGTAATTTTCAGGTTTTAGAAAAACACGAAGGCAAGTCCATTGGTTTGGATGTTTCTGAGTATCAGGAAAAAATCAGTTGGTCTTATGTCGATACTTTGGAACAAAAATACCGACTGGATTTTGTTTTCATCCGGGCGACCGTGGGGAAAGACAGGGTGGATCGTCAGTTTAAACGGAATTGGCTTGGCGCCAAAGAAAATAAAATGATTCGTGGCGCTTATCATTATTACCGTCCCAATGAAAATTCTATCGAGCAAGCGGAATTGTTTATCAAAACGGTGACGCTCCGAAAAGGGGATTTGCCTCCGGTTTTAGATATTGAAAAACTTCCTAAAAATCAATCGATAGACAGTTTGAAAGTTGGCTTGAAGCGCTGGCTTCATAAAGTAGAATCCCATTATAAAGTGAAGCCTATTATTTATACCGGCGAGAAATATTATGATGATTTTTTGAAAGAAGAATTCAGCGCGTATTTGTTTTGGATCGCCAATTATAATTTTTACCGAGAATCTATAGAAGAGGATTGGCTGTTTTGGCAATTTACGGAGAAAGCTACTGTGCCGGGTATTAAAACTTCGGTGGATATTAATATTTACAACGGCGATTTAGAGCAGTTGGGGTTTATTACGGTGGAGTAG
- a CDS encoding DUF5808 domain-containing protein yields the protein MGNQEEPSQETLNKWHKDPNNWKWGMFYYNKDDKRIFPPKRIAWMGFTVNFANRNSVLFFIIFLAFFLFIVFIIETKK from the coding sequence ATGGGAAATCAAGAAGAACCCAGTCAGGAAACTCTGAACAAATGGCATAAAGATCCAAACAACTGGAAATGGGGAATGTTCTATTATAACAAAGATGACAAACGAATTTTTCCTCCAAAAAGAATCGCTTGGATGGGCTTTACCGTCAACTTCGCCAACCGAAATTCAGTACTGTTTTTTATAATTTTCTTGGCGTTCTTTTTATTCATTGTATTCATAATCGAAACAAAAAAATAA
- the lptB gene encoding LPS export ABC transporter ATP-binding protein — translation MKLRAENLIKTYKGRSVVKGISVEVNQGEIVGLLGPNGAGKTTSFYMIVGLVKPNSGNIYLDNLDITDYPMYKRAQQGIGYLAQEASVFRKLSIEDNILSVLQLTKHTKAEQEAKMESLIEEFGLQHIRTNRGDLLSGGERRRTEIARCLATDPKFILLDEPFAGVDPVAVEDIQRIVAQLKNKNIGILITDHNVQETLAITDKTYLMFEGGILKAGIPEELVEDEMVRRVYLGQNFELRKKKLEF, via the coding sequence ATGAAATTAAGAGCCGAAAATCTTATAAAAACCTATAAAGGTCGTAGTGTCGTGAAAGGCATTTCGGTAGAAGTAAATCAAGGTGAAATTGTGGGGCTGCTGGGTCCAAATGGAGCTGGTAAAACGACTTCTTTTTATATGATTGTTGGATTGGTAAAACCCAATTCAGGAAACATTTACCTTGATAATTTAGACATTACCGATTACCCGATGTACAAAAGAGCCCAACAAGGAATTGGCTATTTGGCACAAGAAGCTTCGGTGTTCAGAAAATTAAGCATTGAAGACAATATCCTGAGTGTTTTACAATTGACCAAACACACCAAAGCGGAACAAGAAGCCAAAATGGAAAGTTTGATTGAGGAGTTTGGTTTACAACACATTCGCACCAACAGAGGGGATTTACTTTCGGGTGGAGAACGCCGCCGTACCGAAATTGCGCGTTGTCTTGCGACGGATCCAAAATTCATACTACTCGACGAACCATTCGCAGGGGTCGATCCGGTTGCTGTAGAGGATATCCAACGTATTGTAGCTCAGTTAAAAAATAAAAATATCGGAATCCTGATTACCGACCACAACGTACAGGAAACCTTAGCCATCACTGACAAAACCTACCTGATGTTTGAAGGTGGAATCTTGAAAGCCGGAATTCCGGAAGAATTAGTAGAAGACGAAATGGTACGCCGCGTGTACCTTGGACAAAACTTCGAATTAAGAAAGAAAAAATTAGAGTTTTAG
- a CDS encoding carboxymuconolactone decarboxylase family protein, producing the protein MDNSIQEFNEYRSKMNEKLLADNNKIVKRIFNLDTNAYAAGALDVKTKELLGLVASTVLRCDDCVKYHLETSYKEGVTKEEMMEAMGIATLVGGTIVIPHLRRAYEFWEALEETK; encoded by the coding sequence ATGGACAATAGCATTCAGGAATTCAACGAGTACCGTTCTAAAATGAACGAAAAATTATTGGCAGACAACAATAAAATTGTCAAACGAATTTTCAATTTAGATACCAATGCCTACGCTGCTGGAGCTTTAGACGTAAAAACAAAAGAATTGTTAGGCCTAGTGGCTTCAACCGTTTTACGTTGTGACGATTGTGTAAAATACCATTTGGAAACCAGCTACAAAGAAGGAGTGACCAAAGAGGAAATGATGGAAGCCATGGGAATTGCCACACTCGTTGGCGGAACCATTGTAATTCCGCATTTGCGTAGAGCGTATGAATTCTGGGAAGCTTTAGAAGAAACTAAATAA
- the tatC gene encoding twin-arginine translocase subunit TatC — protein MSKKNLNEMSFLDHLEELRWLLVRSTIAILIMATITFFVSDYIFDVIIFGPTSPDFITYRFFCDLSHQLGFADSICVTEMPFIIQNTDMEGQVNILVWTCITAGFILGFPIILWEIWKFISPALYEKEKKHAKLFIFVSSLLFFLGVLFGYFVIVPMSVNFFATFKVSDVVKNQFSIDSYIGMVKTSVIACGLFFELPIIIYFLTKLGLVTPVFLRKYWKYAVIIILVVAAIVTPPDVVSQIIVALPMLVIYEASIFISVLVVRNQKKVNGQ, from the coding sequence ATGAGTAAGAAGAACCTAAACGAAATGTCCTTTCTGGACCATCTGGAGGAATTGAGATGGCTGTTAGTGCGCAGTACAATTGCTATTTTAATAATGGCTACGATTACTTTCTTTGTGAGTGATTATATTTTTGATGTCATTATTTTCGGACCAACAAGTCCCGATTTCATCACCTACCGATTTTTTTGTGATTTATCACATCAATTAGGATTTGCCGACAGTATTTGCGTCACCGAAATGCCTTTTATCATCCAGAATACGGATATGGAAGGACAGGTAAACATCTTAGTTTGGACGTGTATCACCGCCGGTTTTATATTAGGATTCCCAATAATCCTTTGGGAAATATGGAAATTCATCAGTCCTGCTTTGTATGAGAAAGAAAAAAAACATGCCAAACTCTTTATTTTTGTATCCTCATTATTGTTCTTTTTGGGCGTTTTGTTCGGTTATTTTGTAATCGTCCCAATGTCGGTAAACTTTTTTGCCACGTTCAAAGTCAGTGATGTAGTAAAAAATCAGTTTAGCATCGATTCCTATATTGGTATGGTAAAAACGAGCGTTATTGCCTGCGGATTGTTTTTTGAATTGCCCATTATCATTTATTTCTTAACGAAACTGGGCTTAGTAACTCCTGTCTTTTTGAGAAAATATTGGAAATATGCAGTAATTATAATCCTTGTGGTAGCCGCTATTGTGACACCTCCGGATGTAGTAAGTCAGATAATTGTGGCCTTACCGATGTTAGTAATCTACGAAGCGAGTATCTTTATTTCGGTACTTGTAGTAAGAAATCAAAAGAAAGTAAATGGACAATAG
- a CDS encoding KpsF/GutQ family sugar-phosphate isomerase: MITKENILASAKKTILSESKAIAKLADFVDENFSNATQCIYNSKGRLVVTGIGKSAIIAQKMVATFNSTGTPSLFLHAAEAIHGDLGMIQNDDVIICISKSGNSPEIKVLVPLLKRFGNTLIAITGNTSSFLAKGSDFVLNTTVEAEACPINLAPTNSTTAQLVMGDAIAVCLMEMRDFKAEDFAIYHPGGALGKKLLLRVKDMLENSLKPMVAPEASIKQVIFEISEKRLGVTAVVEDNKVIGIITDGDIRRMLNERDTFADLTAKDIMTKNPKMTSSAAMVVDAFNSMEDFSITQLVVVDDMEYKGVLHIHDILKEGIV; this comes from the coding sequence TTGATAACTAAAGAAAATATATTGGCTAGTGCCAAAAAAACAATTTTATCGGAAAGTAAAGCCATTGCAAAACTAGCTGATTTTGTAGACGAAAATTTCAGCAATGCCACACAGTGTATTTACAATTCAAAAGGCAGATTGGTCGTTACCGGAATAGGAAAAAGCGCCATTATTGCTCAAAAAATGGTAGCTACTTTTAATTCTACCGGAACACCATCGCTTTTTCTTCATGCTGCCGAAGCCATACATGGCGATTTAGGAATGATTCAAAATGACGATGTGATTATATGCATTTCAAAAAGCGGCAACAGCCCCGAAATCAAAGTTTTGGTCCCCTTATTAAAACGGTTTGGCAATACGCTGATTGCAATAACAGGCAATACAAGTTCGTTTCTGGCCAAAGGATCCGATTTTGTTTTGAACACTACTGTAGAAGCCGAAGCCTGCCCAATTAACTTAGCACCAACAAACAGCACAACAGCTCAATTAGTAATGGGCGATGCAATTGCCGTTTGCCTGATGGAAATGCGGGATTTCAAAGCCGAAGATTTTGCCATCTATCATCCCGGTGGCGCTTTGGGCAAAAAACTACTACTCCGTGTCAAAGACATGTTAGAGAATTCATTGAAACCGATGGTCGCTCCGGAAGCTTCCATCAAACAGGTAATTTTCGAAATTTCGGAAAAACGATTAGGCGTTACTGCTGTTGTGGAAGACAATAAAGTCATCGGAATTATTACCGATGGCGACATCAGAAGAATGCTGAACGAAAGAGACACTTTTGCTGATTTAACCGCTAAAGATATTATGACTAAGAATCCAAAAATGACTTCCTCTGCCGCAATGGTAGTAGATGCATTTAATAGTATGGAAGATTTCTCCATCACCCAATTAGTGGTTGTAGACGACATGGAATACAAAGGCGTACTGCATATACATGACATTCTAAAAGAAGGAATCGTATAA